The genomic stretch GTCGTAGTGGTGGTCGCAAACACACCCAGCCGAAGGCGAGGAATGTCAACACCTTCGGAAACCATTCGCACCGCCACTAGCCATGGGGCATCGCCATCGGCAAAAGCCGCGATTCGTGCTGATGCTTGTGGATCGTCCGAGGTTACGGCGATTGCCGGGGCGCGAAATCTTATTCGCAGCAGGTCGGCTATGCCCCGGGCGTGATCTTGATCGGTAGCTACCACTAATCCTGCCGCATTGCCTTGATCTTGTCGAAGCGCCATAAGACGATCGTTGGCTTGATGAAGCACCGCTGGTAGCCACTCACTCTCTAAACTCAACGCCGTTCGCAATCGCTGTGCTGAAAGGGTGCTGTTCAAGGCGTCATCAAAGCCAGCTGCTAATTCTGCTCCGTCGGGTGAGGTCCACTCCATGAAACCATCGATCGTAGGGAAGTAAACCGGACGCACCACCCGGCGGTCATCTAGCGCGGCCTCATAGCCATAGTTAAAATTTGGTTCCGCTTCATCGTTCACATACTGCACAAAGGGAATTGCGTGGGTATCACTTCGAAACGGTGTGCCTGAGAGTGCGATTCGCCGTGGCGAACCTTCAAAGGCTTCCCTAATAGCAAGACCCCAAGCTCGTTCGTCGCCGGCATGATGCAACTCGTCTAGAACCACCACACAGCGGGCACTAACTCGGCGGAGCGCCGCCGGATTGGCGGCTACCTGTTGATAGGTCACGGCCACGCCGTGCATGTCGGTTGGCATACCGCGATTCGATACCCAGTTAGGCTCTAGTTGTAGACCAACCTGGCTAGCGGCGTGGGACCACTGGGTCTTTAGGTGGCTAGTCGGAGCGACCACCACCACTTGATTTCGTGGGTTTCGGGCGAGATGGCGCAGCACAGCGGTCAGGGCAAAGGTCGTTTTGCCTGCTCCCGGGGTTGCAACCGCTAAGAAATCAGGATCGGGATGTAGTTCCAGTAGATCAAGAGCTTCTTTCTGCCATCGACGCAGACGCAACGAGCGAGACATGAGAGGTCTCACACTATCGCTGTTTTAGTGCCACCACACAGCTGAACTTGCCCGTCACAATAATAGCTATAGTGATATTTCATTAGTTTTCAACAACTGTTGATATGTCTGTGGATACCTGACAACATCTAGTGATGGATGATGAACTCTTTAACCTTGAGATCGATCAAGAAGGTGTTCGGCCCATCATCACTAAGCGTGCGCAGGGCGACAATTGTGCTCGACTTGTTCACGAGGCCGCCATGCTTCGTGCTGCCCGCCACCCCGGAGTGGTCTCATTGGTCGACAGTGAGAATGATGATGACTGCCAACTCCAAATGTACTTTGTCGGTTCTCGAACCTTGGCCGGTTTGGGCAGGGTGGAACCAAAGAGGGCCGCAGCCCTAGTGGCAGCGGTGGCTGCGACCGTTGCCGATCTACATGAATTGGGAATTGCCCATTCACGCTTGAGCGCAGATCATGTGATCGTGGCTGCTGATGGCCGTCCAGTGCTGTGCGGGTTCGGTGAGGCTTACTTCATTTCTAGCGTGGTAGAGGGTGCCAGCGATGTAGCGGCCCTAGGTAGATTGTTGTACGACTTGGTGTCGACCAATGAAGCCACCTTTGAGTTTCCCGAACGGCCAAGTCGCAAAGCATCATCACGGGCCACCTTGCGGGCACCTCTGTTGAACTTGGCCGAACAAGCCATGGAAAGCGATCCACGACGACGGCCTAGCGCCCGTCAATTTAGCGACCTCATCCAAGACACGGTGCCTGATGCTTCCTTAGTGGGAGATTCGAGCAGCAGCCATGGTGGTCTCACCGCACATAACTTAACCGAACCCCAACCGTGGTCTGGTCTCACCAGGGTCTCCCGAGGTTTTGTAGGTGATGGGGCATCAGGTGGGGCCATAGTCGCAATATTGGCGGGTGCACTTTGCCTCTTTATCGCTGGCGGAGCGTGGTTCCTGCGTTCGGATTCGGGCTCCGACCCCGAACTGGCCTACCAAGCACTCGACAACGGGGCACTCAGTCCAGCTGACGAAGCCACTCTGACCGCGCCTAATCAAACAATCCCAGAATATTCTCCCGCAGGTTCGTCAACCGCCACTGTTCCCACCGTTCCCACTGTTCCCACCGATAGCGCTTCCACCGCCGAAGCCGAGGAAGCGGGGGAAGAACCTGCCACATCAAACCTCCTTATAGATTTGGCTAAAGGGTGCTCGGTCAGCCCTGACAGTTCGGCGGTTGGCCCAAATGGCACCGATTGCGCCGTCGACCTACGTTTCACCGGCACGATCTTGGCCATTAACGATGAGGCGTTCGACTTCGGTGAAGACGACTTGGCCGTCGCGATTGGTGATTTCGCCTGCAACAACCACGTGCGTCCGGCTGTAGCCAACCGCGGCAGTGGCTATGTATATTTATTCGACTCGTGGGCAACCCCAAACACCGAAGTTTCTGCCTTG from Acidimicrobiia bacterium encodes the following:
- a CDS encoding DEAD/DEAH box helicase family protein codes for the protein MSRSLRLRRWQKEALDLLELHPDPDFLAVATPGAGKTTFALTAVLRHLARNPRNQVVVVAPTSHLKTQWSHAASQVGLQLEPNWVSNRGMPTDMHGVAVTYQQVAANPAALRRVSARCVVVLDELHHAGDERAWGLAIREAFEGSPRRIALSGTPFRSDTHAIPFVQYVNDEAEPNFNYGYEAALDDRRVVRPVYFPTIDGFMEWTSPDGAELAAGFDDALNSTLSAQRLRTALSLESEWLPAVLHQANDRLMALRQDQGNAAGLVVATDQDHARGIADLLRIRFRAPAIAVTSDDPQASARIAAFADGDAPWLVAVRMVSEGVDIPRLRLGVFATTTTTELFFRQVVGRFVRHTGGKAREEKAWLFIPNDPRLRRFASTIAESRRHSLRRNWEDGERDETESDPAAFDELPVEGEQQSLFQVLSAQVIDTAPTVSTFDDDPDLDQNDSYPDTTVAIDLPVPPPPGRSRSLVPSDGRPLAEVKKELRDINADLVRQLVRITGLGHKEINSRLNRGVGILRIAEADAEQLKQRVLAAEEWLRKPISRHLQPNGR